In one Nicotiana sylvestris chromosome 8, ASM39365v2, whole genome shotgun sequence genomic region, the following are encoded:
- the LOC104217335 gene encoding heterogeneous nuclear ribonucleoprotein 1-like — protein sequence MMESDLGKLFIGGISWDTDEDRLKEYFGSYGEVVEAVIMRDRNTGRARGFGFVVFSDPAVAERVVKEKHMIDGRTVEAKKAVPRDDQQIIINRNNSSIQGSPGPGRTKKIFVGGLASTVTESDFKTYFDQFGTITDVVVMYDHNTQRPRGFGFITYDSEDAVDRTLYKNFHELNGKMVEVKRAVPKELSPGPSRSPLPMGFNYGLNRANNFLNNYATHGYNLTSVGGYGVRMDGRYSPVAGGRTGFSQFASPGYGMGVNLDPSLSPTFAGASNFSNNLGYGRILNPYFTGNSSRYTTPIGYSTSSNRGESFLSSPTRNLWGNIGLNSSANSGGPGSYVGSASGNYAVFGNNSGNWGASLISAPGGNSSGYGGGNFRSGENNYGLGSGGLGRNNAAGAATTSSFTAPTGAYEGSYGDQFRGGSVYGDRAWQAVSSHADGSGSFEYGLGNPADVSAKDSEDYIGNYSIANRQSNRGIAA from the exons ATGATGGAGTCAGATCTCGGTAAGCTATTTATAGGTGGGATTTCTTGGGATACGGATGAGGATCGTCTTAAAGAATATTTCGGGTCATATGGAGAAGTGGTGGAAGCTGTGATCATGAGAGATCGTAATACTGGCCGTGCTCGTGGTTTTGGTTTTGTAGTCTTTTCTGATCCTGCTGTTGCTGAAAGAGTGGTTAAGGAGAAGCACATGATCGACGGGCGAACG GTTGAGGCAAAGAAGGCTGTTCCTAGGGATGatcaacaaataataataaatagaaaCAATAGCAGCATTCAAGGATCTCCAGGTCCTGGACGCACAAAAAAGATATTTGTAGGAGGCTTAGCATCTACGGTCACGGAGAGTGATTTTAAGACATATTTTGATCAGTTTGGTACAATTACAGACGTCGTAGTGATGTATGACCATAATACTCAGAGGCCAAGAGGGTTTGGATTTATAACTTATGATTCAGAGGATGCAGTTGATAGGACATTGTACAAGAATTTTCATGAACTAAATGGTAAAATGGTGGAAGTAAAGCGCGCTGTTCCAAAGGAGCTATCTCCGGGCCCCAGCCGCAGCCCTCTCCCCATGGGATTCAACTATGGACTCAATAGAGCCAACAACTTCCTCAACAACTATGCTACTCACGGGTATAATCTAACTTCAGTCGGAGGATACGGGGTCAGAATGGATGGCAGGTATAGTCCTGTTGCCGGTGGTCGTACTGGTTTCTCTCAGTTCGCTTCTCCTGGTTATGGAATGGGTGTCAATTTGGATCCCTCTTTGAGCCCCACCTTTGCAGGAGCTTCCAACTTTAGCAATAATCTTGGGTATGGGCGAATATTAAACCCGTATTTCACTGGAAATTCAAGCAGATACACTACTCCTATTGGATATAGCACAAGCAGCAATAGAGGGGAGTCTTTTCTAAGCTCCCCAACGAGGAATTTATGGGGAAATATTGGCCTTAACTCTTCAGCAAATTCTGGTGGCCCGGGTTCATATGTGGGCTCCGCAAGTGGTAATTACGCTGTCTTTGGGAATAACAGTGGTAACTGGGGCGCTTCTCTCATTTCTGCTCCGGGTGGTAATTCTTCCGGATACGGTGGTGGGAATTTCAGGAGTGGGGAAAATAATTACGGCCTGGGGTCGGGCGGACTTGGAAGAAATAATGCAGCAGGTGCTGCTACTACTTCATCGTTTACAGCACCAACTGGCGCTTATGAGGGGTCTTACGGAGATCAATTCCGCGGCGGTTCAGTGTACGGTGATCGAGCTTGGCAAGCTGTGTCTTCTCATGCAGATGGTTCTGGTTCATTTGAATATGGTCTTGGAAATCCAGCAGATGTTTCTGCTAAAGATTCTGAGGATTATATTGGAAATTACAGTATTGCAAATAGACAATCGAATAGAG GAATCGCAGCATAG
- the LOC104217334 gene encoding small ribosomal subunit protein eS8-like, whose amino-acid sequence MGISRDSMHKRRATGGKKKAWRKKRKYELGRQPANTKLVTNAKTVRRIRVRGGNVKWRALRLDTGNFSWGSEAVTRKTRLLDVVYNASNNELVRTQTLVKSAIVQVDAAPFKQWYLQHYGVDIGRKKKSAAKKEGEEAETAPAAEEKKSNHVQRKLQKRQQDRKIDPHVEEQFASGRLLAAISSRPGQCGRADGYILEGKELEFYMKKLQKKKGKGASGAA is encoded by the exons ATGG GTATCTCTCGGGATTCGATGCACAAGAGACGTGCCACTGGAGGCAAGAAGAAGGCGTGGAGGAAGAAGAGAAA GTATGAGCTTGGAAGACAGCCTGCAAATACAAAGCTGGTGACTAATGCTAAGACTGTTAGGAGGATAAGGGTCCGAGGAGGCAATGTGAAGTGGCGTGCTTTGAGGTTGGACACTGGAAACTTCTCTTGGGGCAGTGAGGCTGTTACTAGGAAGACTCGTTTATTGGATGTGGTGTACAATGCCTCAAACAATGAGCTGGTTAGGACACAAACTCTAGTGAAGAGTGCAATTGTTCAAGTTGATGCAGCTCCATTTAAGCAGTGGTATCTCCAGCACTATGGAGTTGATATTGGTCGCAAGAAGAAGAGTGCTGCCAAGAAGGAAGGAGAG GAGGCTGAGACTGCTCCTGCTGCAGAGGAAAAGAAAAGTAACCATGTCCAGAGAAAGCTGCAAAAGCGTCAACAAGATCGTAAGATTGACCCACATGTTGAAGAGCAATTTGCTAGTGGCCGTCTATTGGCTGCAATCTCGTCACGACCTGGCCAATGTGGCCGTGCCGATGG TTACATCTTGGAGGGTAAGGAACTGGAGTTCTACATGAAGAAACTTCAGAAAAAGAAAGGGAAGGGTGCAAGTGGCGCTGCTTAA